A window from Streptomyces sp. NBC_00271 encodes these proteins:
- a CDS encoding sigma-70 family RNA polymerase sigma factor, with protein MHDEPSPTASDLDEAVSVFVQHRARLFGIAYRVLGSAAEAEDVVQEVWLRWQRTERSVVVSPVAFLSSTATRLAINVAQSARVRRETYIGPWLPEPIDTSSDPEVGAQRAEALELALLLVLEKLSPTERAAYILREAFDYSYPEIAHMLQISLVNARKIVSRARKHLTDEQRESVDTVEHRRLLNAFVSAARTGDVASLEALLTPDAVSLSDGNGILGVARIPVLGRARVAHLLTAYPRFWGNVGIEFVAANGRMGAMIYRDGEPSTFMTIAAERAGIYRVMWVFNPTKIDAFLNSRFRSTTALRPAPSGA; from the coding sequence ATGCATGACGAGCCGTCCCCCACGGCAAGTGACCTTGACGAGGCTGTTTCGGTCTTTGTGCAGCACAGGGCACGTCTCTTCGGTATCGCCTACCGCGTACTCGGCAGCGCGGCCGAGGCCGAAGACGTGGTCCAGGAGGTGTGGCTGCGTTGGCAGAGGACCGAGCGTTCCGTGGTGGTGAGCCCAGTGGCCTTCCTGTCGAGCACCGCGACCCGACTGGCCATCAACGTCGCGCAGTCGGCGCGCGTGCGGCGGGAGACCTACATCGGACCGTGGCTGCCGGAGCCCATCGACACGAGTTCGGACCCGGAGGTGGGCGCGCAGCGCGCCGAGGCCCTGGAACTGGCTCTGCTGCTGGTGTTGGAGAAGCTGAGCCCCACCGAGCGTGCCGCATACATACTGCGCGAGGCGTTCGACTACAGCTATCCCGAGATCGCTCACATGCTTCAGATCAGTCTCGTCAACGCACGGAAGATCGTGAGCCGTGCTCGCAAGCATCTGACGGACGAGCAGCGGGAGAGCGTGGACACGGTCGAGCACCGACGCCTTCTGAACGCCTTCGTCTCAGCTGCTCGAACGGGGGACGTGGCGTCACTGGAAGCCCTGCTCACCCCCGATGCCGTCAGTCTGTCGGACGGGAACGGTATCCTGGGCGTCGCTCGGATTCCCGTGCTGGGCCGTGCCCGCGTGGCCCATCTGCTGACCGCGTATCCGCGGTTCTGGGGGAATGTGGGCATCGAGTTCGTCGCTGCCAACGGCCGTATGGGCGCGATGATCTACCGAGATGGCGAGCCCTCCACGTTCATGACCATAGCGGCCGAGAGGGCGGGCATCTACAGGGTGATGTGGGTGTTCAACCCAACAAAGATCGACGCCTTCCTCAACTCACGGTTCCGATCCACAACTGCCCTCAGGCCTGCGCCGAGTGGCGCGTGA
- a CDS encoding RNA polymerase sigma-70 factor, whose amino-acid sequence MRARDDADSLDQATREFMAARPHLFGIAYRVLGSVVEAEDIVQDAWVRWQNTNRADIVEPGAFLATVTSRLAINLAQSAPKRRESYIGPWLPEPVDTRVDPQLGAERAEALDLAVLHLMEKLNPVERAAYVLREAFDYPYKQIADMLETSEANTRQLVSRARKHLSAERKEPVSPAAHRRLLEVFLSAAQTGNLSVLEDVLTEDVVSYSDGGGIRGASKIPVVGRSHVSKYLAAFAPRLWPQADVRWVEANGMPAVLVSADGHSVALLCVDVSERGIERLMWVMNPAKLDPYVASLDS is encoded by the coding sequence ATGCGCGCCCGGGATGACGCAGACTCTCTCGACCAGGCAACGAGGGAATTCATGGCGGCGCGTCCCCACCTCTTCGGCATCGCTTACCGCGTGCTGGGGAGTGTCGTGGAAGCCGAGGACATCGTCCAGGATGCGTGGGTGCGCTGGCAGAACACCAATCGTGCCGACATCGTGGAGCCGGGCGCGTTTCTGGCCACGGTCACTTCCCGTCTGGCGATCAACCTGGCCCAGTCGGCACCGAAGCGACGTGAGTCGTACATCGGGCCGTGGCTGCCGGAGCCGGTCGACACACGTGTGGATCCGCAGCTGGGTGCGGAACGAGCGGAGGCGCTCGACCTGGCGGTTCTTCACCTCATGGAGAAACTGAACCCTGTGGAACGGGCTGCCTACGTTCTGCGGGAAGCCTTCGACTACCCGTACAAGCAGATCGCGGACATGTTGGAGACGAGCGAAGCCAATACGCGCCAGTTGGTGAGCCGTGCCCGGAAACATCTGTCGGCGGAACGCAAGGAGCCCGTGAGTCCTGCCGCTCACCGGCGGCTCCTGGAGGTGTTCCTCTCCGCAGCGCAGACCGGCAACCTGTCGGTCCTCGAGGACGTTCTCACCGAGGACGTGGTCAGCTACAGCGACGGCGGAGGGATTCGCGGAGCATCCAAGATTCCGGTCGTCGGACGTTCTCATGTCTCCAAATACCTCGCCGCCTTCGCCCCACGCCTCTGGCCTCAGGCGGACGTTCGCTGGGTGGAGGCCAACGGCATGCCGGCCGTCCTTGTCTCGGCCGATGGACACAGCGTTGCTCTGCTGTGCGTCGATGTGTCGGAGCGCGGCATCGAACGCCTCATGTGGGTCATGAATCCGGCGAAACTGGATCCCTACGTGGCCTCGCTGGACAGCTGA
- a CDS encoding RNA polymerase subunit sigma yields the protein MDEADVVSIAELLDERRYLLDVACWMLGSAGEAECVVDEVYRRWYGLSGAARREIARPRSWLARSTGRSCLTRLELVERSGDSAFEAGAEGVEAGVGAEVSRVLLDALGCLSPDERARASLRVRRSDPVAPWEHDALVRAVGRACLDEDAGQLVSLLRPDVTAVFDGGGKVRASSRPVHGGRQVAHSLLTLLARRPRTALTAQSVNGRTGLVARYGRQVAAVISLDIADHRVIQVWVVLNPDKLRSWNQP from the coding sequence ATGGACGAGGCCGACGTGGTGTCGATCGCGGAGTTGCTGGACGAGCGTCGATATCTCCTGGATGTGGCTTGCTGGATGTTGGGCAGTGCCGGCGAGGCGGAGTGTGTGGTCGATGAGGTCTACCGCCGGTGGTACGGGTTGTCGGGTGCGGCGCGCCGGGAGATCGCCCGGCCCCGGTCCTGGCTTGCGAGGAGTACGGGCAGGAGTTGCCTGACCCGGCTCGAGCTGGTCGAGCGGTCTGGCGACAGCGCTTTTGAGGCGGGGGCCGAGGGAGTTGAGGCAGGGGTGGGGGCGGAGGTGAGTCGGGTTCTGCTGGATGCACTGGGTTGCCTGTCGCCGGACGAGCGGGCCCGTGCCAGTCTTCGGGTGCGGCGTTCGGACCCCGTGGCGCCGTGGGAGCACGATGCCCTGGTTCGCGCGGTGGGTCGGGCCTGCCTGGACGAGGATGCCGGGCAATTGGTGTCGCTGTTGCGTCCGGACGTCACGGCGGTCTTCGACGGCGGGGGCAAGGTGCGGGCGTCGAGCAGGCCGGTGCACGGGGGCCGGCAGGTGGCGCACAGTCTGCTGACGTTGCTGGCCCGCCGGCCGCGCACCGCTTTGACGGCTCAGTCCGTCAACGGTCGTACCGGCCTGGTCGCCCGTTACGGCCGTCAGGTCGCCGCGGTCATCAGCCTCGACATCGCAGACCACCGTGTCATACAGGTGTGGGTCGTCCTCAACCCCGACAAACTACGCTCCTGGAACCAACCTTGA
- a CDS encoding SDR family oxidoreductase — protein MKVVVIGGTGLIGSQLVGKLNENGHDAVAASPNTGVNTLTGEGLAEVLEGASVVVDVSNSPSFEDEAVMDFFRTSTANLLKAETDAGVQHHVALSVVGTERLQDSGYFRAKQVQEELIKASGTPYSIVHATQFFEFMKGIADSATDGDTVRLAPGKIQPIYSGDVAAAVGRTAVGAPVNGMVEVAGPDAFQLDEFIRTGLAATNDPRAVVTDAHATYWGVQLEETTLLPGPDAHIAETRFTDWLAQQQ, from the coding sequence ATGAAGGTCGTAGTGATCGGTGGAACCGGGCTCATCGGCTCGCAACTGGTCGGCAAGCTCAACGAGAACGGGCACGACGCGGTCGCAGCCTCGCCCAACACCGGTGTCAACACCCTGACGGGCGAGGGTCTGGCCGAGGTCCTGGAGGGTGCCTCGGTCGTCGTCGACGTGTCCAACTCGCCCTCCTTCGAGGACGAGGCCGTCATGGACTTCTTCCGCACCTCCACGGCCAACCTCCTGAAGGCGGAGACCGACGCGGGCGTGCAGCACCACGTGGCGCTGTCCGTGGTCGGTACCGAGCGTCTCCAGGACAGCGGCTACTTCCGCGCCAAGCAGGTCCAGGAGGAGCTGATCAAGGCGTCCGGCACCCCCTACTCCATCGTCCACGCCACCCAGTTCTTCGAGTTCATGAAGGGGATCGCCGACTCGGCCACCGACGGCGACACCGTGCGTCTTGCCCCCGGCAAGATCCAGCCCATCTACTCCGGCGACGTGGCCGCTGCCGTCGGCCGCACCGCCGTCGGCGCTCCGGTCAACGGCATGGTGGAGGTCGCGGGCCCCGACGCGTTCCAGCTCGACGAGTTCATCCGCACGGGGCTCGCCGCCACGAACGACCCCCGCGCAGTGGTCACGGACGCACACGCGACGTACTGGGGTGTCCAGCTGGAGGAGACCACGCTTCTGCCGGGCCCCGACGCGCACATCGCCGAAACCCGTTTCACCGACTGGCTCGCACAGCAGCAGTAA
- a CDS encoding FAD-dependent oxidoreductase: MVLVIGTGGAGLRAAIELAEAGVDVLAVGKRPKEDAHTALAAGGINAALATMDPEDSWQQHAADTLKESYLLADPRTVEIVTQGAARGIDDLDRYGMAFAREEDGRISQRFFGAHKFRRTAFAGDYTGLEIQRTLIRRADQLGIPVLDGVYITRLLVHDGAVFGAYGFDLATGKRYLIHADAVILAAGGHTRIWRRTSSRRDENTGDSFRLAVEAGARLRDAELVQFHPSGIIEPENAAGTLVSEAARGEGGILRNALGERFMSRYDPVRMELSTRDRVALASYTEIKEGRGTPKGGVWLDVSHLPRQTIMTRLPRVYQTLLDLQMLDITREPIEIAPTAHYSMGGVWVRPEDHSTDVRGLYAIGEASSGLHGANRLGGNSLIELLVFGRITGRAAAAYSQSLTAQPRSASAVAEARAEIDDLLAADGPENVRALQRAIRNTMTEHAGVVRDEEGLRAGLAELSVIEKRMADIGVHPDIAGYQDLAHTFDLKSAALAARATLEAALERRETRGCHNRSDYPEQDPALQVNLVWSPTTGITRESIPAVPDEISALMEEVSTDGKLAE; encoded by the coding sequence ATGGTGCTGGTGATCGGCACCGGAGGAGCCGGGCTGCGAGCGGCGATCGAGCTGGCCGAGGCCGGCGTCGACGTCCTGGCGGTCGGCAAGCGTCCCAAGGAGGACGCCCACACCGCGCTCGCCGCCGGGGGAATCAACGCGGCCCTGGCCACCATGGATCCCGAGGACAGCTGGCAGCAGCACGCCGCCGACACTCTCAAGGAGAGCTACCTGCTGGCCGACCCTCGCACCGTCGAGATCGTCACCCAGGGCGCCGCCCGAGGCATCGACGACCTGGACCGCTACGGCATGGCCTTCGCCCGGGAAGAGGACGGACGGATCTCCCAGCGCTTCTTCGGCGCGCACAAGTTCCGGCGGACCGCCTTCGCCGGTGACTACACCGGTCTGGAGATCCAGCGCACGCTGATCAGGCGGGCGGACCAGCTCGGCATTCCGGTGCTCGACGGCGTCTACATCACCCGGCTCCTCGTACACGACGGCGCTGTCTTCGGCGCCTACGGGTTCGACCTCGCGACCGGGAAGCGCTACCTGATCCACGCGGACGCGGTCATTCTTGCCGCGGGCGGCCATACGCGTATCTGGCGGCGTACCTCCTCGCGGCGCGACGAGAACACGGGCGATTCCTTCCGCCTGGCGGTGGAGGCCGGAGCCCGTCTGCGCGACGCCGAGCTGGTGCAGTTCCATCCTTCAGGGATCATCGAGCCGGAGAACGCGGCCGGAACACTGGTCAGCGAGGCCGCCCGGGGTGAGGGCGGGATCCTGCGCAACGCGCTCGGGGAACGGTTCATGAGCCGTTACGACCCCGTCAGGATGGAGCTGTCCACCCGCGACCGCGTGGCGCTGGCCTCCTACACGGAGATCAAGGAAGGGCGCGGCACACCCAAGGGAGGCGTGTGGCTCGACGTCTCGCACCTGCCACGGCAGACGATCATGACGCGGCTGCCCCGGGTCTACCAGACGCTTCTGGACCTGCAGATGCTGGACATCACCCGCGAACCGATCGAGATCGCACCCACCGCGCACTACTCGATGGGCGGGGTGTGGGTGCGTCCCGAGGACCACAGCACCGATGTGCGTGGCCTGTACGCCATCGGTGAGGCGTCGAGCGGGCTGCACGGCGCCAATCGCCTCGGCGGGAACAGTCTCATCGAGCTGCTGGTCTTCGGGCGCATCACGGGCCGGGCGGCGGCCGCCTACTCTCAGTCGCTGACCGCACAGCCACGGTCGGCGTCGGCCGTCGCGGAGGCCCGCGCGGAGATCGACGACCTTCTCGCCGCCGACGGGCCGGAGAACGTCCGTGCCCTGCAGCGCGCCATCCGCAACACCATGACCGAGCATGCGGGAGTCGTACGCGACGAAGAGGGCCTGCGTGCCGGTCTGGCGGAGCTCTCGGTGATCGAGAAGAGGATGGCGGACATCGGCGTCCACCCGGACATCGCCGGCTATCAGGACCTCGCGCACACCTTTGATCTCAAATCCGCCGCCCTGGCGGCCCGGGCCACTCTCGAGGCGGCGCTGGAACGTCGTGAGACGCGTGGCTGTCACAACCGCAGCGACTACCCCGAACAGGATCCCGCACTGCAGGTCAATCTCGTGTGGTCCCCGACGACGGGCATCACTCGCGAAAGCATTCCGGCCGTCCCGGACGAGATTTCCGCGCTGATGGAAGAGGTCTCGACCGACGGAAAGCTTGCCGAATGA
- a CDS encoding Ohr family peroxiredoxin, translating into MNDPFRLPGLSTDKDFEGDAFAPLYTTTVTVSGGPAAHGRASGRARSDDGVLDLDLRMPAELGGDGHGTNPEQLFAAGFAACFHGAVTLLARQATLDPTPISVEATVAFGRDPEDGGYVLHVDLVVTWPDIDPEVAAPVLEKADSLCPYARMTRQGTPTTITLASWR; encoded by the coding sequence GTGAACGACCCGTTCCGGTTGCCCGGTCTGTCCACCGACAAGGACTTCGAGGGCGATGCCTTTGCGCCCCTCTACACCACGACGGTGACGGTGAGCGGGGGGCCAGCGGCTCATGGCCGAGCCTCCGGGAGGGCCCGCTCGGACGACGGAGTCCTGGATCTCGACCTGCGTATGCCTGCCGAGCTGGGCGGAGACGGCCACGGAACGAATCCCGAGCAGTTGTTCGCCGCCGGCTTCGCCGCCTGCTTCCATGGCGCCGTCACTCTCCTGGCACGACAGGCCACGCTCGACCCCACCCCGATCTCCGTCGAGGCGACCGTGGCGTTCGGGCGGGATCCGGAAGACGGCGGCTACGTACTGCATGTCGACCTGGTGGTCACATGGCCTGACATCGATCCCGAGGTCGCCGCTCCGGTTCTCGAGAAGGCAGATTCGCTGTGCCCCTACGCGAGGATGACACGGCAGGGAACGCCGACCACCATCACGCTGGCTTCCTGGCGTTGA
- a CDS encoding IS4 family transposase, whose translation MSDLSGLGLLTWVYPPGLVDRVVAACGRAERRQRLLPARLVVYFVLALALFSPAPYLEVMRHLVEGLRGSGLLGNWRVPAKSSLFRARQRLGSEPLRVLFATTAKPMATEATPGAFWRGLRLLAVDGTCWDVADSEANETAFGRPGSGRGSGRSAFPQVRMAALVEIGSHAVLDAELAGCRTGEVTLVGRLPRSTGPGQLILADREFLGVALWQAFTATGADLLWRVPANRVLPVTKQFRDGSWLSHIRASSGPARKEPVVVRVLAYRLKDRAGEGETDGYRLVTSLLDARRYPARQMAALYRERWEIESVFAEIKTHQRGARVVLSSKTPDGVHQQIWAHLLVHHALRELMLRTAATRGLDPDRVSFTETLRSARRSVTVTPGSFSP comes from the coding sequence GTGTCTGACTTATCGGGTCTCGGTCTGTTGACCTGGGTGTATCCGCCAGGCTTGGTGGACCGGGTGGTGGCGGCGTGCGGTCGTGCCGAGCGGCGTCAGCGACTGCTTCCCGCGCGGCTGGTGGTGTACTTCGTGCTGGCGTTGGCCCTGTTCTCACCTGCCCCGTATCTGGAAGTGATGCGCCATCTCGTCGAGGGCTTGCGGGGCTCGGGGCTGCTGGGCAACTGGCGTGTTCCGGCGAAGTCCTCACTGTTCAGGGCCCGGCAGCGGCTGGGCTCCGAGCCGCTGCGGGTGCTGTTCGCCACGACCGCGAAGCCCATGGCGACCGAGGCGACGCCCGGCGCGTTCTGGCGGGGCTTGCGGCTGCTCGCCGTCGACGGCACGTGCTGGGACGTCGCGGACAGTGAAGCCAACGAGACTGCCTTCGGACGTCCGGGCAGTGGCCGCGGGTCGGGCAGGAGCGCGTTTCCGCAAGTGCGAATGGCAGCTCTGGTGGAGATCGGCAGCCATGCGGTGCTGGACGCGGAACTGGCCGGCTGCCGCACCGGGGAAGTCACTCTGGTAGGCCGCCTACCACGTTCGACCGGCCCAGGTCAGCTGATCCTGGCCGACCGTGAGTTCCTTGGCGTCGCGTTGTGGCAGGCGTTCACAGCCACCGGCGCCGACCTGCTGTGGCGGGTGCCCGCCAACCGCGTCCTGCCCGTCACCAAACAGTTCCGCGACGGGTCATGGCTCTCACACATCAGAGCGAGCAGCGGCCCGGCCCGCAAGGAGCCGGTTGTGGTCCGTGTCCTGGCCTACCGGCTCAAGGACCGGGCCGGTGAGGGTGAGACCGACGGCTATCGCCTGGTCACCAGCCTGCTGGACGCCCGACGCTATCCTGCCCGGCAGATGGCCGCGCTCTACCGCGAACGCTGGGAGATCGAGTCCGTCTTCGCCGAGATCAAGACCCATCAGCGTGGCGCACGCGTCGTGCTCAGCAGTAAAACACCCGACGGTGTTCACCAGCAGATCTGGGCACACCTGCTGGTCCACCACGCTCTGCGGGAACTCATGCTGAGAACGGCTGCCACCCGTGGCCTGGACCCTGACCGGGTCTCCTTCACCGAAACCCTGCGCTCTGCCCGGCGCAGCGTGACCGTCACGCCGGGCAGTTTTTCCCCCTGA